The Kiritimatiellia bacterium genome includes the window GTGACGGTATCGAACAGGGCGCCCGCCTTTTTCCGCGTGTTCGTCAGCCCCGTTCCGGGCCTGAAATTCGTGCAGGTTCCCCCCGGGGCCTTTTCGATGGGCGATCCGTACGCCGAGGGCTCGTCCGACGAGTTGCCCGTGCACACGGTCAATGTGGGCCGCTTCTACATCTCGCAGACCGAGGTGACGGTAGAGCAGTACACGCGCTATCTCAACGACGCCCGGGCCGCCGGGCTGATCGAGCGGGTGACGCTGGAGAGTGACGACGACGTGCCCGGCGGCACGCCGTTCTACGGCGACATATACGCCGTGCGGGCCTCGTCGGGCGGGTACCGTCCGCTCTACTGTGTCTACAACACGTCCGACCCGCCGGACGACACGAACTTCCGCATCTACTGGACCGGCAGCCAGTTCGCCTATCACAGCACCTGGCGAACGCACCCGGCGCCGCTGATGAGCTGGTACGGCGCGCGCGCGTTCTGCCAGTTCTACGGCGGCGACCTGGCGACCGAGGCCGAGTGGGAGAAGGCCGCGCGGGCCGGGCGCGCCGGCGATCATTACCCGTGGGCGAGCATCGGCGGGGATTTCACCGCCCACATCAGCGCCAACCGCGCCAACTATTGGAACAGCGGCGACGCCTGGGAGTACGACTATCCGCAAACCACGCCGGTGATGTACTACGCCGCGTGGTCCAACGCATACGGCCTCTTCGACATGGCCGGGAACGCCTACGAGTGGGTGCGCGACTGGTACGACGCCGATTACTACCAGGACTGCTTCAACCAGGGGACGGTGACGAACCCGGCCGGGCCGGGTTCGGGGACGTACAAGACCCTGCGCGGCGGCAGCTATTACGATCCGCCGGACGACGCGGAGGAAGAGCTCTACCAGTGGAAGCTTCGCACCGCGAACCGGCTCGAGACCGAGCCGCCGGAGGATATCCATTTCAACATCGGCATCCGGATGGTTCTGCATCCCGATCCATAAGTGGGCAAATGCCGCCTTGCGCCGGCCGGGGCGCCGGGCTACCCTGCCCGCCATGCGCTGGCTGAACAGAGCGGTCGCCGTCCTGCTCGGGCTCCTGGTCGCGGGCGCCGCGCTCTGGGGCCTGACGCTCCTCTGGCGCCGGGTTCGCGGCCTGGAGACCTATACCAACTCCGTCGGCATGGTCATGGTCCGCTTGCCGGCGGGCGAATTCATGCAGGGATCGACGCCCGAGGATCGCGAGTGGGGGCTGCGGCATGGGGCGCAAACTGGCTGGGTTCGCAACGAGCTCGATCTGCGCGCGGCGGTCATCGAGCGGCCCTTCTGGATCGGCCGGACGGAGGTGACGCTCAAGCAGTTCCGGGCCTTCGTGGAGGACACGGGATACCGGACCTATGCTGAAAACGGCGCGCTGCCCCTGACCTGGAACTCGGCCAGCAACACGTGGGTCAAGGAGGAGGGCCGTTCGTGGCGCGATCCGGGGCTGCCCCAGGCCGACGACTCGCCGGTCACCTGCATCGCCTGG containing:
- a CDS encoding SUMF1/EgtB/PvdO family nonheme iron enzyme, producing the protein MKTWKAMVLGASFFWPEAPAAARTGEFAVIQVTGLGASSQVVRLEFWAPTGRYGHVECAGADFDWRPAQDFVSPASGSNVVTVTVSNRAPAFFRVFVSPVPGLKFVQVPPGAFSMGDPYAEGSSDELPVHTVNVGRFYISQTEVTVEQYTRYLNDARAAGLIERVTLESDDDVPGGTPFYGDIYAVRASSGGYRPLYCVYNTSDPPDDTNFRIYWTGSQFAYHSTWRTHPAPLMSWYGARAFCQFYGGDLATEAEWEKAARAGRAGDHYPWASIGGDFTAHISANRANYWNSGDAWEYDYPQTTPVMYYAAWSNAYGLFDMAGNAYEWVRDWYDADYYQDCFNQGTVTNPAGPGSGTYKTLRGGSYYDPPDDAEEELYQWKLRTANRLETEPPEDIHFNIGIRMVLHPDP